A region from the Vicia villosa cultivar HV-30 ecotype Madison, WI linkage group LG3, Vvil1.0, whole genome shotgun sequence genome encodes:
- the LOC131655595 gene encoding transcription termination factor MTERF8, chloroplastic-like: MALAALPLFSNPPCHCSSSITTFLPSHSRHLPTQPFISPLTKSQPPNSNYFLSQSRPSTHCRCTSHTPNLDFQYVRLVTLFQEIGISFEKTNLLLSNASELTSIQLDLLRDRILSLKSLGLGRMSINHIVIKQLNMLTSNEIDPLLNFLRNELQGQVEKAKVKRLLSANEPKELSDFLQKVQLLIDSGIGVDKIAHVLNRVSLSKAICHRSMEEIERVISFLKPFGGVDLIVKRPSTLNYDLDSQLKPRIRVLTELSGGDEDSVGKVLNKYPKILNFRAERLEEHIEFLRSFAELDDQQIFKIVLVYPAIFSNSRERKLRPRIQFLKDCGLDSSADIFKFFIKAPVFLGLSFRNNLAYKLVFLVKIGYEYRTKELAMAIAASTRISCANMQKMVSVYLNYGLSSEDIFAMSKKHPPTLQCDHASLEKKIKYLTEEMDRDIQELLDFPAFLGYKLDDRIKYRYEIKKDSCEGQMSVKKLLTVSNKNFAARLKKASVKSKLE; the protein is encoded by the exons ATGGCGCTAGCAGCACTCCCTCTATTCTCTAATCCTCCATGCCATTGCTCTTCTTCTATAACAACCTTTCTTCCTTCACATTCTCGTCATCTTCCAACCCAACCCTTCATCTCCCCACTCACCAAATCACAACCACCAAACAGCAACTATTTCCTTTCCCAATCTCGTCCCTCCACCCACTGCCGCTGCACTTCCCACACGCCCAATCTCGACTTCCAATACG TCAGACTTGTCACTTTGTTTCAAGAAATCGGTATCAGCTTTGAGAAAACCAATTTGCTCTTGAGCAATGCTTCCGAACTGACCTCGATACAACTAGATTTATTGCGGGATCGCATTCTTTCTTTAAAATCTCTTGGGTTAGGTCGTATGTCCATCAATCACATAGTTATAAAGCAGTTAAATATGCTAACTTCAAATGAAATTGACCCATTGTTAAACTTTTTGAGAAATGAATTGCAAGGACAGGTTGAGAAAGCTAAGGTGAAACGTCTTTTATCGGCTAATGAGCCGAAAGAATTATCTGATTTTCTTCAGAAGGTTCAATTGCTTATTGACAGTGGAATTGGGGTTGATAAGATTGCACATGTGCTTAACAGAGTGAGTTTGTCAAAGGCAATTTGTCATAGGtcaatggaagaaattgaaagagTAATTAGTTTCTTAAAACCATTTGGTGGCGTTGATTTGATTGTGAAGCGCCCTTCAACTCTCAACTATGATTTGGATAGTCAGCTGAAACCGAGAATCAGGGTTCTTACTGAGTTAAGTGGCGGAGATGAGGATAGTGTTGGGAAAGTGCTGAATAAGTACCCTAAGATCTTGAATTTTAGGGCGGAACGTCTTGAGGAACATATAGAGTTCTTGAGGTCTTTTGCAGAACTTGATGATCAACAAATATTTAAGATAGTGTTGGTGTATCCAGCTATCTTCTCTAATAGTAGAGAGAGGAAACTGCGTCCTAGAATACAATTTCTCAAGGATTGTGGATTAGACTCGAGCGCTGATATCTTTAAATTCTTTATCAAAGCACCGGTGTTTTTGGGCCTTTCGTTCCGCAATAACCTTGCTTATAAGCTTGTGTTTTTGGTCAAGATTGGATATGAATATAGGACAAAAGAGTTGGCAATGGCGATCGCGGCTTCTACTAGAATAAGCTGTGCGAATATGCAGAAGATGGTGAGTGTATACTTGAATTACGGGTTGTCGTCTGAAGACATTTTTGCTATGAGTAAGAAGCATCCACCGACACTGCAGTGTGATCATGCCTCGTTGGAGAAGAAGATTAAGTATTTGACAGAGGAGATGGATCGTGACATTCAGGAGTTGTTGGATTTTCCTGCATTTCTTGGATACAAGTTAGATGACAGAATTAAGTATAGGTATGAAATAAAGAAGGATTCATGTGAGGGACAAATGTCTGTCAAGAAGCTTTTAACTGTTTCGAATAAGAACTTCGCCGCTCGGCTGAAAAAGGCTTCTGTAAAATCTAAATTGGAATAA